The following are from one region of the Hymenobacter radiodurans genome:
- a CDS encoding glutamine synthetase III family protein: protein MAILRFKALELVDQRRPVTVVQSGERRSDTFGRNVFNLDAMRATMPGEYFKKLQSAVKQGTPVERSVADAVASAMKTWAMAKGATHYTHWFQPLTGATAEKHDSFFDLNSDGRPIENFKGSALVQQEPDASSFPSGGIRNTFEARGYTAWDPTSPAFIIETAGAKTLCIPTIFVAYTGEALDYKAPLLKSLAILEQAAVDVCQYFDKDVNRVNTTLGIEQEYFLVDKALYDARPDLVMTGRTLFGHAPAKGQQLEDHYFGSIPSRVHAFMLDYEEEANRLGIPLRTRHNEVAPNQFECAPTFEDANLAVDHNQLLMDIMERVAEQHNFKVLLHEKPFAGVNGSGKHNNWAMSTDTGVNLLAPGRRPKENLQFLAFFITTIKAVHRYADLLRASIASASNDHRLGANEAPPAIMSVFVGSQLNSVLDELERTAKLPLDKGDNIYLKLGIDKIPAILLDNTDRNRTSPFAFTGNKFELRAVGSSANCSSAMTVLNTIVAEQLIDFKESVDELIEQGKKKEVAIVEVLREYVISSKAIRFEGNGYSQEWEDEANRRGLANVRTTPLALDALIREDAADLFGRHRIFSPVELHARHEILLEDYIKKIQIESRTMGDLAINHVIPTALAYQTKLITNIRGLRELGLDDEFSQVTVDTIKAISRHISTIKTTVDEMVERRKRVNKIEDTRDRAIAYCDEVKTCFDAIRRSTDKLELMVADEDWPLVKYRELMFRH, encoded by the coding sequence ATGGCAATTCTCCGCTTTAAAGCCCTCGAACTTGTAGATCAGCGTCGACCCGTGACGGTTGTTCAGTCTGGGGAGCGTCGTTCCGATACGTTCGGCCGTAATGTGTTCAATCTGGATGCAATGCGCGCCACGATGCCGGGCGAGTATTTTAAAAAGCTACAATCGGCCGTCAAGCAAGGCACGCCCGTAGAGCGCAGCGTGGCCGACGCCGTGGCCTCGGCCATGAAAACCTGGGCTATGGCCAAGGGCGCTACCCACTACACGCACTGGTTTCAGCCGCTCACCGGTGCTACCGCCGAAAAGCACGACTCATTTTTTGATCTGAACTCCGACGGTCGTCCGATTGAAAACTTCAAGGGCTCAGCGTTGGTGCAGCAGGAGCCGGATGCGTCGAGCTTCCCTAGTGGTGGTATCCGCAATACCTTTGAGGCACGCGGCTATACTGCCTGGGACCCAACTTCCCCGGCCTTTATTATCGAAACTGCTGGTGCCAAAACGCTGTGTATACCCACTATTTTCGTGGCCTACACCGGCGAAGCACTCGATTACAAAGCGCCGCTGCTTAAGTCATTGGCTATTCTCGAGCAGGCCGCGGTTGACGTTTGTCAGTACTTCGACAAAGACGTAAATCGGGTAAATACCACTCTGGGCATTGAACAGGAATACTTCCTTGTCGATAAGGCTCTCTATGATGCCCGCCCAGACCTCGTAATGACCGGCCGCACCCTCTTTGGGCACGCGCCCGCCAAAGGCCAGCAGCTGGAAGACCATTACTTTGGCTCTATCCCCAGCCGGGTGCACGCCTTCATGCTTGACTACGAGGAAGAAGCCAACCGCCTAGGCATTCCATTAAGAACGCGCCACAACGAGGTAGCCCCCAACCAGTTTGAGTGCGCCCCCACGTTTGAGGACGCCAACCTAGCCGTCGATCACAACCAACTCCTGATGGATATCATGGAGCGTGTGGCCGAGCAGCACAACTTCAAGGTGTTGCTGCACGAGAAGCCTTTTGCTGGGGTAAACGGCTCAGGCAAGCACAACAACTGGGCGATGAGCACCGATACAGGCGTAAACCTGCTGGCTCCCGGTCGTCGTCCGAAAGAAAACCTTCAGTTCTTGGCTTTCTTTATTACAACCATCAAGGCCGTGCATCGCTACGCCGATTTGCTGCGCGCCAGCATCGCCTCGGCCTCCAATGATCACCGCCTAGGTGCCAACGAAGCACCTCCGGCTATCATGTCGGTGTTTGTAGGTTCGCAATTGAACTCCGTATTAGACGAGCTGGAGCGCACGGCCAAACTGCCGCTGGATAAGGGCGACAATATTTACCTGAAGCTTGGTATCGATAAGATTCCAGCTATTCTACTCGACAATACCGACCGTAACCGTACCTCGCCATTTGCCTTTACCGGCAACAAGTTTGAGCTGCGCGCTGTGGGTTCCTCCGCCAACTGCTCCTCGGCAATGACAGTGCTCAACACCATCGTGGCCGAGCAGCTCATTGACTTCAAAGAGTCGGTAGATGAGCTGATTGAGCAGGGCAAGAAGAAGGAAGTAGCTATTGTGGAGGTGTTGCGCGAGTACGTGATTTCTTCCAAAGCTATTCGTTTCGAAGGCAATGGCTACTCGCAGGAGTGGGAAGACGAAGCCAATCGTCGGGGCCTGGCCAATGTGCGCACCACCCCGTTAGCTCTCGATGCTCTGATTCGCGAAGATGCTGCTGATCTGTTTGGTCGTCACCGCATTTTTTCGCCTGTAGAGCTGCACGCCCGCCACGAGATCTTGCTGGAGGATTACATCAAAAAAATCCAGATTGAGAGCCGTACGATGGGCGACTTGGCTATCAACCACGTCATTCCGACTGCTTTGGCTTATCAAACCAAGCTAATCACTAATATCCGTGGGCTGCGCGAGCTGGGCCTCGATGATGAGTTCTCGCAGGTGACGGTGGACACTATCAAAGCCATTTCGCGCCACATCTCTACTATCAAAACCACCGTGGATGAGATGGTAGAGCGCCGCAAAAGAGTTAATAAAATTGAAGACACCCGCGACCGAGCTATTGCTTACTGCGACGAGGTGAAAACATGTTTCGACGCCATTCGCCGCTCCACTGACAAGCTGGAGCTAATGGTGGCCGATGAGGACTGGCCGCTGGTAAAGTACCGCGAACTGATGTTCCGGCACTAA
- a CDS encoding lanthionine synthetase LanC family protein: MAYAAIRAGQWLHDEKTLWEGRQLLEHVTSLDLHLTGLDVVDGAAGAIPALIQLEREYPSPALRSFIVQLADQLVSKADRSARGWSWNTITGGDHPNLTGFAHGVAGIVNALLEAYAFTQNPAYQEAAFHGLRYENSFFDQQQQNWPDFRLTGIQDPANGGGYAAGPTCSCAWCHGAPGIALSRLRGYELTLHPALKAEAVTAVKTTAAHSTWDQQQNFSLCHGLSGNAEVLLEAADILALAQYQQQAAAIGQAGQERYRTTELWATGLYNAYQLPDFMLGLAGIGYFYLRLTNPHVYPSVLLLR; this comes from the coding sequence GTGGCCTATGCCGCCATTCGGGCGGGCCAGTGGCTCCACGATGAGAAGACACTATGGGAGGGGCGCCAGCTGCTGGAGCACGTCACGAGCTTAGACCTGCACCTTACCGGCCTCGACGTAGTGGATGGGGCCGCGGGGGCTATTCCGGCGCTCATCCAGCTGGAAAGGGAGTACCCCTCCCCTGCCCTTCGTTCCTTTATTGTACAGCTGGCCGATCAGTTGGTTTCCAAGGCCGACCGGTCAGCGCGGGGTTGGTCCTGGAACACCATCACCGGCGGGGACCATCCCAACCTCACGGGCTTTGCCCATGGAGTAGCGGGGATTGTGAATGCGCTGCTGGAAGCGTACGCCTTCACGCAGAATCCGGCCTATCAGGAAGCCGCATTCCATGGGCTGCGCTACGAGAATAGCTTTTTCGACCAGCAACAGCAAAACTGGCCCGATTTCCGGCTAACAGGTATACAAGATCCGGCCAATGGCGGCGGATATGCGGCTGGCCCCACTTGCTCGTGTGCGTGGTGCCACGGGGCACCTGGCATTGCGCTATCCCGCCTCCGCGGCTATGAACTAACGCTTCATCCGGCCCTGAAGGCCGAGGCCGTAACCGCCGTAAAAACCACCGCTGCGCATTCGACCTGGGATCAGCAGCAGAATTTTTCGCTCTGTCATGGGCTGAGTGGTAATGCCGAGGTGCTGCTGGAGGCCGCCGATATATTAGCCCTTGCTCAATACCAGCAACAGGCAGCGGCTATTGGCCAAGCAGGTCAGGAACGCTACCGAACGACGGAGTTATGGGCCACCGGCTTGTATAACGCGTATCAGCTACCCGACTTTATGCTCGGCTTAGCCGGAATCGGGTATTTCTACCTACGACTCACTAATCCCCATGTGTATCCATCTGTTTTGTTACTGAGGTGA
- a CDS encoding T3SS effector HopA1 family protein: MATSYQHQLDTILGSVLIDSAQRQIKIARAPAPVDFAPDTLRPTLAGVLYQHFYHADDAPGALPAAAPDLSFEERLRRHNHSTERFDLPWIVEEVDQAGVAYATKGNQKRMLYPGEYVFNTPKRGPVQPGDVLRLLARAEHRDAKSGFYFVFGQTPGDDSIALQTRIYFHLTADGAAPLTAWITQTLNAYRVPFQFKCLNRSDLYGRNDSAVLYLQKPLVSFVLQLLADDVSHFAPHLRSSVPLFTRCLMPGIAFAESPPNPNESFGTSRCGLLAQGIANAVEAQLPSSHYAERVQAVFEQVGLSLEHPYLNPRSHYPYHFPAAFA; encoded by the coding sequence ATGGCGACCTCCTACCAGCACCAACTTGACACTATTCTAGGCAGTGTACTGATTGATTCGGCCCAACGACAAATCAAGATCGCGCGGGCGCCAGCACCCGTTGACTTCGCACCGGATACCCTACGCCCCACCCTAGCCGGGGTGTTGTACCAGCATTTCTACCACGCCGACGATGCGCCAGGCGCTTTACCCGCGGCGGCACCCGATCTATCGTTTGAGGAGCGATTACGTCGTCATAATCACTCTACCGAGCGCTTCGACCTGCCGTGGATAGTGGAAGAGGTCGACCAAGCGGGGGTTGCGTACGCTACCAAAGGCAATCAGAAGCGCATGCTGTATCCGGGCGAATACGTGTTCAATACCCCGAAGCGGGGCCCCGTGCAACCGGGGGACGTTCTTCGGCTACTCGCCCGCGCCGAACACCGGGACGCTAAGAGCGGTTTTTATTTTGTCTTCGGCCAAACACCAGGCGACGATTCGATAGCGCTTCAAACCCGGATTTACTTCCATCTGACCGCCGACGGGGCCGCTCCGCTGACCGCTTGGATAACGCAGACGCTCAATGCGTATCGGGTACCGTTCCAGTTCAAATGCCTCAATCGCTCTGACCTCTACGGCCGCAACGATTCGGCCGTGCTCTACCTCCAAAAGCCGTTGGTAAGCTTCGTGCTTCAGCTACTGGCCGATGATGTGAGCCATTTTGCTCCCCACTTGCGTTCCTCCGTGCCGCTATTTACCCGATGCTTGATGCCCGGTATTGCTTTCGCGGAAAGCCCGCCCAACCCCAACGAAAGCTTTGGCACCAGTCGGTGTGGGCTACTGGCCCAAGGCATTGCTAACGCGGTAGAGGCCCAGCTTCCCTCCAGCCACTATGCCGAGCGCGTGCAGGCGGTCTTTGAGCAGGTTGGACTTTCGTTGGAGCACCCCTATCTTAATCCTCGTTCCCACTATCCTTACCATTTTCCGGCGGCTTTCGCCTAG
- a CDS encoding phosphotransferase: MLLTGFNIAYYLLDKGYLTPDAILDGTFTAHQTSSRNANYLINRDSEPNDGADRALFVKQVQNWDQEKTQTLRTEATCYWLANNEAAYAQLNTFLPRFIEFDHPNHILITEAVPGSINLHDFYLQERQFPLPLATQQAELLSSFHQRTITAEQDLPSFRLFRRQPPVVFVWSASNFANYNPQQSEAERQMIHLITDNHDYMQRLQAVRDQWQISSLTHGDIKPANFLIHRDALQTNRYDLRLIDWETADIGDPCWDVAAVFQSYLFYWVVHEPLSPQRPSPLLLAIPTASP, translated from the coding sequence ATGCTGCTAACTGGATTTAACATCGCCTATTATTTACTGGACAAAGGGTATCTCACTCCTGATGCCATTCTGGACGGCACGTTTACGGCGCACCAGACATCCAGCCGCAACGCTAACTACCTGATTAATCGGGATAGTGAACCCAATGATGGGGCAGATCGGGCGTTGTTTGTCAAGCAGGTGCAGAATTGGGATCAGGAGAAAACGCAAACGCTCCGCACCGAAGCCACCTGCTATTGGTTGGCCAACAACGAAGCGGCGTATGCACAGCTTAACACCTTTTTGCCCCGCTTTATTGAGTTTGATCACCCCAATCACATTCTCATCACCGAGGCGGTACCCGGAAGCATTAATCTCCACGACTTCTACTTACAAGAGCGGCAGTTTCCACTTCCGCTGGCCACCCAGCAGGCCGAGCTACTCAGCTCGTTTCACCAACGCACCATTACCGCCGAGCAGGATTTGCCCAGCTTCCGGCTGTTTCGGCGGCAGCCACCGGTAGTGTTCGTATGGAGTGCCTCCAACTTCGCCAACTACAACCCTCAGCAAAGCGAAGCGGAACGGCAGATGATTCACCTGATCACGGACAACCACGACTACATGCAGCGGCTGCAGGCCGTGCGCGACCAGTGGCAGATCAGCAGTCTGACGCACGGCGATATAAAGCCCGCTAACTTCTTGATTCATCGGGACGCTCTGCAAACGAATCGCTACGATTTGCGGCTCATCGATTGGGAAACCGCCGATATTGGGGACCCTTGCTGGGATGTGGCCGCGGTATTCCAAAGCTATCTTTTCTACTGGGTAGTGCACGAGCCACTCTCCCCCCAGCGGCCCAGTCCCCTGCTGCTAGCAATACCTACGGCTTCTCCTTAG